Genomic segment of Streptomyces sp. NA02950:
ATGTGGCCCGGGTCCGCGCGTACACCACCCGTTTCGCCGGGGTGGTCTTCCCCGGCGAGACCCTGTGCGTCCGGATGTGGCGGGACGGCGCGGAGCCCGCCGCCCGGGGCGCCGATGCCGCCGACGCCCCCCAGGCCACCGACGGCCCGGGCCGCATCCATGTGACGGCCACGGCCGTCGAACGGGACGGTGCGCCCGTCCTCACCGACACCACCGTCGAGCACGCTTGACCCAGTGACCCAGGAGGAGGCGCCGTGCGCGCGGCCGTACTGCACGAGACGGGGCAGGACACGCTGGAAGTCCTCGACGGCATCGAGCCGGTGGGCTTCGGCCCCGGCAGGGTCCGGCTGCGCGTCAGGGCCACCGGACTGTGCCACTCCGACCTCTCCGCGATGAGCGGTGTCCTGCCGCAGCCCGCGCCCTTCGTGCCCGGACACGAGGGCGCGGGCGAGATCCTGGAGGTCGGCGCGGGCGTGACCGGGCTGAGCGCGGGCGACCGGGTACTGGTGTGCTGGCTGCCCGCCTGCGGCGGCTGTCCGTCCTGCCGCCGTGGCCAGCCGCATCTGTGCCTGGCCGGTTTCATGAACGCCGGAGTCCCCAACTACCGCCGCCCCGGCGGCGGTCCGGCGGAGGTCTTCGGCTTCGCGGGCACCGGCACCTTCGCCGAGGAGGTCGTGCTGCCCGCCCCCTGCGCCGTACCGATACCCGACGACGTGCCGTACGACATCGCGGCCCTCATCGGCTGCGGGGTGACCACCGGGCTCGGGGCGGTGTTCACCACCGCGCGGGTGGCGGCCGGTTCGTCGGTCGCCGTCATCGGCTGCGGCGGCGTCGGCCTCAGCGTCGTCCAGGGGGCCAGGGCGGCGGGCGCGGCCCAGATCGTCGCCGTCGACCCGGTCGAAGCGCGGCGCGAGGCGGCGCTGCGGTTCGGCGCCACCGAGGCGGTCGCTCCGGACGGCCTCGCCGACGCCCGGAACAGCGTCACCGCGGGGGAGGGCTTCGACTACGTCTTCGAGGTGGTCGGCCGCTCCGCCACCGCCCGCACCGCCTACGAGACCACCCGACGCGGCGGCACCCTGTGCGT
This window contains:
- a CDS encoding Zn-dependent alcohol dehydrogenase, whose product is MRAAVLHETGQDTLEVLDGIEPVGFGPGRVRLRVRATGLCHSDLSAMSGVLPQPAPFVPGHEGAGEILEVGAGVTGLSAGDRVLVCWLPACGGCPSCRRGQPHLCLAGFMNAGVPNYRRPGGGPAEVFGFAGTGTFAEEVVLPAPCAVPIPDDVPYDIAALIGCGVTTGLGAVFTTARVAAGSSVAVIGCGGVGLSVVQGARAAGAAQIVAVDPVEARREAALRFGATEAVAPDGLADARNSVTAGEGFDYVFEVVGRSATARTAYETTRRGGTLCVVGAGASDDLLQLNMFELFFDEKRILPSLYGGGDVLRSYERTIALWRAGRIDLEGLITHRVRLNEINDALDQMRTGEALRTCIEI